Below is a window of Deltaproteobacteria bacterium DNA.
GCAGCGGCGCCTTCCATGTTTTCGGCCACGGTCCCCTTAAAGCGGAGCGCCATGCGGCGGGCGGCCCAAGCGTCCGCGCTGACCTGGGAAACCGTTAGGAAAGGACCGCTCGAGACATGTGAATCCGGCGAGAGCGTTTGTTGCGCGACGCGAAGCGCTCGGTCCCTCCAATCAGGGTCCACAGGGAAACGGTTGTAATAACAATGTCCATCCTCTTCCAGCAGGGGCAACCCGGTGTGTTGCCAATCCTTCCATTTTCGCCGGGTCCGGATTCCCGTCTCGCCATAGATCTCCTCGGAGGCGACCGCAAGGTCACAGAGATCCAATCCACTTTCGGGATAGGCTCCGGCGCATCCGAGCATCAATATGAGCGCAGGGCGGTGCCTGGTTAAGATGAAAGTCAGTCCCGCAGCGCTGTTCACCATGCCGATCCCTGTCTCGACCACGGCCACGGAACGATGTTCGATGCGGCCCGTTTGTGCGGACCAGGGCCCCGGTTCGCCGGTTACGGAAGACGAAAGGGCGGATCGGACGAGGGACAGCTCCAAAGACGTGGCTCCGAGGATGAGAAAATCGATGCGCATCACTTCCCCAAACCGGACCTCAAAAGCTCAACCAGTTCGTCCGCCCATTGGTTTACAGCGTCCTCAGCCGCGTGAAACACGTCGAGGCCCCCATCCAAATGAGGCACGTTATAAGCCTGGAGAAAGCGATCCAGAATGGCGTCCAGAAAGAAGGCCGTCCTTTTGAGATTCACATC
It encodes the following:
- the mqnB gene encoding futalosine hydrolase yields the protein MRIDFLILGATSLELSLVRSALSSSVTGEPGPWSAQTGRIEHRSVAVVETGIGMVNSAAGLTFILTRHRPALILMLGCAGAYPESGLDLCDLAVASEEIYGETGIRTRRKWKDWQHTGLPLLEEDGHCYYNRFPVDPDWRDRALRVAQQTLSPDSHVSSGPFLTVSQVSADAWAARRMALRFKGTVAENMEGAAAAHVALRFGIPFLEVRGISNSAGNRNKQNWKLREAAQQSERVALSLIGSY